DNA from Prunus persica cultivar Lovell chromosome G6, Prunus_persica_NCBIv2, whole genome shotgun sequence:
ATAAGTGATATTAGAAGTGGGAGAATTTGAACACAAAACTTTGGATGCATAAGTTTATGGTATTTAACCACTTGAACTATGATCCGTTTGCAATTTGGATAGAACTTTATGTTGGTGAGATATCCTAGTCATATTAggatatttctttcttataggattttatttatttcctttttgtatagatattatgtaattatgacttttcttatttcctagtataaccctactagggtttgtaaccttgtattataaatacctcctaTCGGAGaatgaaatatatttgaaaatattctacccatattgtttgacttggcatcaGAGATGACTTTCTGGTGACCTCTGTGTGTGTTGTGCCCACTCGTGTGCCCTAATTTCTTTTAGGGTTCTTCTGTCCATGCCTGTGCTGTGTTTGTCGTATCTACTTCGTGTTGTGCTTTTTCCGTTGCAATCATGGGTGATGATTCCAAAATCATGGTGAGTGCTAGTGCGTCTGCAACAAATGAGGAACGTCCCTCGCGTGATTACTCTACCCCGATTACTTCTGACAAATTGGATGGCTCCAATTATGCCTCTTGGTCTCGTGGTGTGCATATTACAATTACTAGTCGTCGTATGGCAAGTTGGATCAATGGGAAGAAGCGTGCTCCGTCTTCAAATTCTGCTGCCTATGCCGAATGGGAAGAAAATAATTGCCTGGTGTAGTCATGGCTTCTCAATTCCATGACTAAGCCAGTTCATGCCTTGTTTGAACATGGTGTTACTGCTTATGATATATGGGAGGCAGCCCTGAAGACCTATACTGTGACTCAGAATAGTTCTCGTCTGTTTCAACTCTGACGGCAGTCCATCCTTACGTGTCAGAATGGTGAATTTGTCAAAGTGTTCTATGAGAAACTTCATGCTGTATGGCAGGAGATTGATTGTCTGCATCCACATAAATATAGTTGTGCTGATGATGGGGCTCATCGTCTAAAAGAACTTGAAGCCGATCGAGTTTATGACTTTCTTGGAGGACTTGATCTACCACATAATGGTGCCTGTAGCCGTATCCTTGCTCTTAGTCTTGTCTCGGCCCCTCTTGAACCCTATGCCATGGTCATGGAGGAAGACACTCGTTAGTCCGCTATGCTTGAAAGAGGTTCAATGGCCCTCAAAGTCGACCCAGCACATCAACGACTGATCGCACAGCACGACGCGCCAGTCGCCCCTCATCTAGAAAATTTTCTCCATCTGCTGGGTCGCGTCCTGCTAGCTCTACCCATAGCTCTCTTGACGGTCCTCCTAAATGTCGTCATTGCAAtgggaatcactactctgagAAGTGTTTTAAGGAGCATGGTTATCCCGATTGGTTTGCTGACTACAAAGCTCGTATATACGGTCCCAAGGCCGCCTGCATTATGACTTAAGATGAGACCCGTCCTCCGGCCCCGTCTGCAAATCTATGTGCTTCCGATACCATGCCAGGTATAAGTTCTAATACTTGGATAATTGACACTGGAGCTTTTGATCATATGACTTATGATGATAATATGTTTGATTGTCTCGTAACCCTCGTGACCCCTATATTACTAGTGCTAATGGTTTACATTCCCCAGTTATCGGTGAAGGTGCCATCCACCTCACTCATTCTTTATCTCTGTCCTTTGCCCTTTTGGTtccaaatatttattgcaatttGTTGTCTGTTGGGCGTTTACTTGATACACTTAACGCTTCTGCTACTTTCTATTCtacccattatttttttcaggATCTCAAGACTCACGAGAAGATTGGGCATGGTAAACAGATAGGGGGTTGTATTACTTACAATTACCGACTGCAACAGTTCATAGGTGTGTCACTAATAAAGTCTAAGGTGGCAGTGTCAGAGACAAGCAATAACTTTGGCTGTGGCATTGTCGCTTAAGACATCCATCATTTGGTTATCttaagtattttttttccttcattatTTAGTTCGTGTGATGAGTCTAGCTTCCAATGTGAGACTTGTGTAGTGGCCAAAAGCCACCGTACTATTTTTCCTTTGAGTAATAATAAAGCTGCATTGCCTTTTGAGTTAGTACATTCTGATGTATGGGGTCCTGCCCGTGTGACTTCTCATGGTTTTCGTTGGTATGTCACGTTCATTGATGACTGCACTCGCTTAACATGGATATATTTGATGAAGCATAAACATGATGTTGCCTCTATTCTTCCTGTTTTTTGTGCTATGGTGTATACTCAGTTTCATGCCAGTGTTAAAGTATTTCAAACTGATAATGAAGGTGAATATGTGAATCATACCTTGACCCAGTTCTTCCGTGATCAAGGTATCATTCATCAAACTACTACTTCATTCACTTCTCAACAGAATGATGTGTCTGAACATAAGAATTGTTAGTTACTTGAAGTTGCTCTCTCCCTTATGTTGGATATGTCTGTTCCCCACCATCTTTGGGGACATGGTGTTTTGGCCACTGCCTATCTGATTAATCATACTCCTAGTTGGGTTCAGGATTTCAAGACTCCGCTTGATGTATTATGTGCCCATAGTCCTCCAGTTTCGGTCTCTAAGCTACCTCCGAAGGTGTTTGGGTGTATTGCTTATGTTCATGTCTACTCCCATCAACAGAGTAAACTTGACCCATGTGCTCTCTGCAGCGTCTTCATTGGCTATTCTACCACTCAAAAGGGTTACAAGTGCTATGTCCCATCTTCACAGAAGGTACATGTTACTTTGGATGTCACCTTTCATGAAGAAGTA
Protein-coding regions in this window:
- the LOC109949614 gene encoding uncharacterized protein LOC109949614; amino-acid sequence: MPGISSNTWIIDTGAFDHMTYDDNMFDCLVTLVTPILLVLMVYIPQLSVKDLKTHEKIGHGKQIGGCITYNYRLQQFIGVSLIKSKVAVSETSNNFGCGIFHASVKVFQTDNEGEYVNHTLTQFFRDQVALSLMLDMSVPHHLWGHGVLATAYLINHTPSWVQDFKTPLDVLCAHSPPVSVSKLPPKVFGCIAYVHVYSHQQSKLDPCALCSVFIGYSTTQKGYKCYVPSSQKVHVTLDVTFHEEVPYYVSSSSPIQETGGVN